One part of the Arabidopsis thaliana chromosome 1 sequence genome encodes these proteins:
- a CDS encoding lectin protein kinase family protein gives MGTYIMVSGLWNKGRFSEEELNECGFLFSFVSTKSGQYFMYSGDQDDARTFFPTIMIDEQGILRREQMHRQRNRQNYRNRNCLAAGYVVRDEPYGFTSFRVTVSSSASNGFVLSGTFSSVDCSAICLQNSSCLAYASTEPDGTGCEIWNTYPTNKGSASHSPRTIYIRGNGQENKKVAAWHIVVATLFLMTPIIWFIIYLVLRKFNVKGRVLFRGIYYFLWRELTPQVIGFIRRRILSLRFGSTIDQEMLLRELGIDRSCIHKRNERKSNNELQIFSFESVVSATDDFSDENKLGEGGFGPVYKGKLLNGEEVAIKRLSLASGQGLVEFKNEAILIAKLQHTNLVQVLGCCIEKDEKMLIYEYMQNKSLDYFLFDPLRKNVLDWTLRFRIMEGIIQGLLYLHKYSRLKVIHRDIKASNILLDEDMNPKISDFGLARIFGAEETRANTKRVAGTFGYMSPEYFREGLFSAKSDVFSFGVLMLEIICGRKNNSFHHDLEGPLNLIVHVWNLFKENKIREVIDLSLRDSALDYPQVLRCVQVALLCVQENAEDRPSMLDVVSMIYGEGNNALSLPKEPAFYDGPRRSFPEMKVEPQEPENVSASITITVLEAR, from the exons ATGGGAACTTACATCATGGTTAG CGGGCTTTGGAATAAAGGTCGGTTCTCCGAAGAGGAGTTAAACGAATGCGGTTTCCTCTTTTCCTTCGTTTCAACCAAGAGTGGacaatattttatgtattcaGGTGATCAGGACGATGCCAGAACATTTTTTCCAACCATAATGATAGACGAACAAGGCATTTTGCGTAGAGAGCAAATGCATCGGCAACGTAACAGGCAAAATTATAGGAACCGGAATTGTTTGGCTGCAGGTTACGTAGTCCGGGATGAGCCATATGGGTTCACTTCTTTCAGAGTGACAGTATCTTCTTCCGCAAGCAATGGTTTTGTACTTAGTGGAACGTTTAGTTCAGTTGATTGCAGTGCTATATGTTTGCAAAACTCTTCTTGTCTTGCCTATGCTTCAACCGAGCCGGATGGTACGGGTTGCGAAATCTGGAATACTTATCCTACCAACAAAGGGTCGGCTTCTCATAGTCCTAGAACTATATATATCCGTGGAAATG gtcaagagaacaaaaaagtgGCAGCTTGGCATATTGTTGTGGCAACACTGTTCCTCATGACACCtataatttggtttataatCTATCTCGTGTTGAGGAAATTTAATGTAAAAG GACGTGTTTTATTTCGTGGAATATACTACTTTCTATGGAGAGAGCTCACTCCTCAAG TGATTGGTTTCATACGGAGGAGAATTTTATCACTAAGGTTTGGTTCAACAATAGACCAAGAAATGCTACTACGTGAATTGGGAATTGATAGGAGCTGCATACACaagagaaatgaaaggaaGAGTAATAACGAGCTTCAGATTTTTAGCTTTGAAAGTGTAGTATCGGCAACAGATGACTTCTCCGATGAAAACAAGCTCGGTGAAGGAGGTTTTGGTCCTGTATATAAG GGAAAGTTATTAAATGGGGAAGAAGTGGCTATCAAGAGACTATCTTTAGCATCTGGCCAAGGATTAGTGGAGTTTAAAAACGAAGCTATACTTATTGCAAAGCTTCAGCATACAAATCTTGTTCAGGTTTTAGGATGTTGCATcgaaaaagatgagaaaatgCTGATTTATGAATACATGCAGAACAAGAGCCTTGACTACTTCCTCTTTG ATCCCTTGAGGAAAAACGTTTTGGATTGGACGTTGCGGTTCAGGATCATGGAAGGAATCATTCAAGGGCTTTTGTACCTTCACAAGTACTCAAGATTGAAAGTGATACATAGAGACATCAAAGCTAGTAATATTTTGCTAGACGAGGATATGAATCCGAAAATATCGGATTTTGGATTGGCTCGGATATTTGGAGCGGAAGAAACAAGAGCCAACACCAAAAGAGTTGCTGGCACATT TGGCTATATGTCGCCGGAGTATTTTAGAGAAGGACTATTCTCGGCGAAATCAGATGTGTTCAGCTTTGGGGTTCTAATGCTCGAAATCATTTGTGGGAGGAAGAACAATAGCTTTCACCATGACTTAGAAGGACCTTTGAATCTCATAGTTCAT GTGTGGAATCTGtttaaagagaacaaaattcGTGAGGTGATAGATCTGTCTTTGAGAGATTCTGCGCTTGATTACCCTCAAGTGTTGAGATGCGTTCAAGTTGCTCTATTGTGTGTACAAGAAAACGCGGAAGATAGACCAAGTATGTTAGACGTTGTGTCCATGATATATGGCGAAGGAAATAATGCTCTTTCTTTGCCTAAAGAGCCTGCTTTCTATGATGGTCCCCGGAGAAGCTTTCCAGAAATGAAGGTTGAGCCACAGGAGCCGGAAAATGTATCGGCGAGTATTACCATCACGGTGCTGGAGGCAAGGTGa
- a CDS encoding Leucine-rich repeat protein kinase family protein (Leucine-rich repeat protein kinase family protein; FUNCTIONS IN: protein serine/threonine kinase activity, kinase activity, ATP binding; INVOLVED IN: transmembrane receptor protein tyrosine kinase signaling pathway, protein amino acid phosphorylation; LOCATED IN: endomembrane system; EXPRESSED IN: 22 plant structures; EXPRESSED DURING: 13 growth stages; CONTAINS InterPro DOMAIN/s: Protein kinase, catalytic domain (InterPro:IPR000719), Leucine-rich repeat-containing N-terminal domain, type 2 (InterPro:IPR013210), Leucine-rich repeat (InterPro:IPR001611), Serine/threonine-protein kinase-like domain (InterPro:IPR017442), Protein kinase-like domain (InterPro:IPR011009), Serine/threonine-protein kinase, active site (InterPro:IPR008271); BEST Arabidopsis thaliana protein match is: Leucine-rich repeat protein kinase family protein (TAIR:AT2G01210.1); Has 143953 Blast hits to 102465 proteins in 3529 species: Archae - 126; Bacteria - 14252; Metazoa - 36189; Fungi - 7617; Plants - 70099; Viruses - 200; Other Eukaryotes - 15470 (source: NCBI BLink).), with product MILLSLLLHLLLHLLNTSPSLSLSPDGIALLSLKSAVDHSSSSAFSDWNDNDTDPCHWSGISCMNISDSSTSRVVGISLAGKHLRGYIPSELGSLIYLRRLNLHNNELYGSIPTQLFNATSLHSIFLYGNNLSGTLPPSICKLPKLQNLDLSMNSLSGTLSPDLNKCKQLQRLILSANNFSGEIPGDIWPELTNLAQLDLSANEFSGEIPKDIGELKSLSGTLNLSFNHLSGQIPNSLGNLPVTVSLDLRNNDFSGEIPQSGSFSNQGPTAFLNNPKLCGFPLQKTCKDTDENSPGTRKSPENNADSRRGLSTGLIVLISVADAASVAFIGLVLVYLYWKKKDSEGGCSCTGNAKLGGGSVKGKSCCCITGFPKEDDSEAEGNERGEGKGDGELVAIDKGFSFELDELLRASAYVLGKSGLGIVYKVVLGNGVPVAVRRLGEGGEQRYKEFVTEVQAMGKVKHPNVVKLRAYYWAPDEKLLISDFVNNGSLADALRGRNGQPSPSLTWSTRIKIAKGAARGLAYLHECSPRKLVHGDVKPSNILLDSSFTPYISDFGLTRLITITAASASSNEPSSSSAAGGFLGGALPYTSIKPSDRSNGYKAPEARLPGGRPTQKWDVYSFGVVLMELLTGKSPDSSPLSSSSTSTVVVEVPDLVKWVRKGFEEETPLSDMVDPMLLQEVHAKQQVLSVFHLALACTEGDPEVRPRMKNVSENIDKI from the exons ATGATCCTTCTCTcacttcttctccatcttcttcttcatctcctcaacacttctccttctctttctctttccccCGACGGTATCGCTTTACTCTCACTCAAATCCGCCGTCGATcactcctcctcctccgcttTCTCCGATTGGAACGATAACGACACCGATCCTTGTCATTGGTCCGGAATCTCCTGTATGAACATCTCAGACTCTTCTACCTCTCGCGTCGTTGGAATTTCCCTCGCCGGAAAACATCTCCGTGGCTACATCCCCTCAGAGCTTGGCTCACTTATTTACCTCCGTCGTCTTAACCTCCACAACAACGAACTTTACGGTTCAATTCCTACTCAATTATTCAACGCGACGTCGCTTCATAGTATCTTCTTATACGGTAACAATCTCTCCGGTACTCTTCCTCCTTCGATCTGTAAACTCCCAAAGCTTCAGAATCTCGATTTGTCTATGAATTCGCTCTCTGGAACTCTTTCACCGGATCTCAACAAGTGTAAACAGCTTCAACGGTTGATCCTCTCCGCTAACAACTTTTCCGGTGAGATTCCTGGTGATATCTGGCCGGAATTGACTAATTTAGCTCAGCTTGATCTCTCTGCTAACGAATTTTCCGGCGAAATCCCTAAGGATATCGGAGAGCTTAAGTCTCTCTCTGGTACTTTGAATCTCTCCTTTAACCATTTATCCGGCCAAATCCCTAATTCCTTAGGAAATCTACCGGTGACAGTCTCTCTTGATCTCCGGAACAACGATTTCTCCGGCGAGATTCCTCAATCTGGTTCGTTCTCTAACCAGGGGCCAACCGCATTTCTCAATAATCCGAAACTGTGTGGTTTCCCTCTCCAGAAAACTTGTAAAGACACTGATGAGAACTCTCCGGGGACTCGAAAGTCGCCCGAGAATAATGCGGATTCTAGAAGAGGGTTAAGTACTGGATTAATAGTGTTGATCTCGGTGGCAGATGCAGCAAGTGTAGCTTTTATTGGTTTAGTGTTAGTTTACTTGTACTGGAAGAAAAAAGACTCTGAGGGAGGGTGTAGCTGCACAGGGAATGCGAAACTCGGTGGTGGTTCGGTGAAGGGGAAATCGTGTTGTTGTATCACGGGGTTTCCGAAAGAGGATGATTCGGAAGCGGAAGGTAATGAGAGAGGAGAAGGGAAAGGAGATGGAGAGCTTGTAGCGATTGATAAAGGGTTTTCTTTTGAGCTTGATGAGTTGTTGAGAGCTTCTGCATATGTTTTGGGGAAGAGTGGGTTAGGGATAGTGTATAAAGTGGTGTTAGGGAATGGAGTTCCGGTGGCGGTGCGGCGACTTGGGGAAGGAGGGGAACAGAGGTATAAAGAGTTTGTTACGGAGGTTCAAGCTATGGGGAAAGTGAAACATCCTAATGTGGTGAAGTTAAGAGCTTATTATTGGGCTCCTGATGAGAAGCTTTTGATTAGTGACTTCGTTAACAATGGAAGTTTAGCTGATGCTCTTAGAG GGAGGAATGGTCAACCATCACCGAGCTTAACATGGTCAACGCGTATAAAGATCGCAAAAGGAGCTGCGCGTGGGTTAGCTTATCTACACGAGTGTAGTCCAAGGAAGTTGGTACATGGCGACGTTAAGCCTTCCAACATTCTTCTTGATTCCTCCTTCACTCCTTACATCTCTGACTTCGGTCTCACACGTCTCATCACCATCACTGCCGCTTCTGCCTCTTCTAACGAaccttcctcctcctctgctGCGGGTGGTTTCTTAGGTGGAGCTCTTCCTTACACTTCCATCAAACCCTCAGATAGATCCAACGGCTATAAAGCCCCCGAGGCCCGGCTCCCTGGAGGGAGGCCTACTCAGAAATGGGACGTATACTCCTTCGGTGTTGTGCTTATGGAGCTTCTCACCGGGAAATCGCCGGATTCTTCTCCGTTAAGCTCTTCCTCGACGTCTACGGTGGTTGTTGAGGTGCCGGATTTGGTGAAGTGGGTGAGGAAAGGGTTTGAAGAGGAGACTCCATTGTCGGACATGGTTGATCCAATGTTACTTCAAGAAGTTCACGCCAAGCAACAAGTCTTGTCCGTTTTTCATCTAGCTCTCGCTTGTACCGAAGGTGACCCTGAAGTCCGTCCACGTATGAAGAACGTCTCTGAGAACATCGACAAAATCTGA
- a CDS encoding lectin protein kinase family protein, with protein MCSNGIFVSLLTLSLLLGKSCSETDTLHQGQFLKDGQELVSAFKIFKLKFFNFKNSENLYLGIWFNNLYLNTDSQDRPVWIANRNNPISDRSGSLTVDSLGRLKILRGASTMLELSSIETTRNTTLQLLDSGNLQLQEMDADGSMKRVLWQSFDYPTDTLLPGMKLGFDGKTRKRWELTSWLGDTLPASGSFVFGMDTNITNVLTILWRGNMYWSSGLWNKGRFSEEELNECGFLFSFVSTKSGQYFMYSGYVVRDEPYGFTSFRVTVSSSASNGFVLSGTFSSVDCSAICLQNSSCLAYASTEPDGTGCEIWNTYPTNKGSASHSPRTIYIRGNGQENKKVAAWHIVVATLFLMTPIIWFIIYLVLRKFNVKGRVLFRGIYYFLWRELTPQVIGFIRRRILSLRFGSTIDQEMLLRELGIDRSCIHKRNERKSNNELQIFSFESVVSATDDFSDENKLGEGGFGPVYKGKLLNGEEVAIKRLSLASGQGLVEFKNEAILIAKLQHTNLVQVLGCCIEKDEKMLIYEYMQNKSLDYFLFDPLRKNVLDWTLRFRIMEGIIQGLLYLHKYSRLKVIHRDIKASNILLDEDMNPKISDFGLARIFGAEETRANTKRVAGTFGYMSPEYFREGLFSAKSDVFSFGVLMLEIICGRKNNSFHHDLEGPLNLIVHVWNLFKENKIREVIDLSLRDSALDYPQVLRCVQVALLCVQENAEDRPSMLDVVSMIYGEGNNALSLPKEPAFYDGPRRSFPEMKVEPQEPENVSASITITVLEAR; from the exons ATGTGTTCAAATGgcatctttgtctctcttcttacTTTATCTCTCTTGTTAGGAAAATCATGCAGTGAAACAGATACGCTACATCAGGGTCAGTTCTTGAAAGATGGGCAAGAGCTCGTTTCtgcttttaaaatcttcaaactCAAGTTTTTCAACTTTAAGAATTCAGAAAACTTGTATCTTGGAATTTGGTTCAACAATCTTTATCTTAATACTGATAGCCAGGACAGACCTGTCTGGATTGCTAACCGTAACAATCCAATCTCAGACCGCTCTGGAAGCCTCACAGTGGATTCTCTTGGCAGATTGAAGATTTTAAGAGGAGCATCAACCATGCTTGAGCTAAGCTCTATAGAAACCACAAGAAACACAACCCTTCAGCTTTTGGATTCTGGAAATCTTCAGCTCCAAGAGATGGATGCTGATGGATCGATGAAGCGGGTTTTGTGGCAAAGTTTCGATTATCCAACAGATACTCTTCTTCCTGGGATGAAACTAGGTTTCGATGGCAAGACCAGGAAGAGATGGGAACTTACATCATGGTTAGGTGATACTTTACCTGCTTCTGGATCTTTTGTCTTTGGGATGGATACTAATATCACAAACGTATTGACCATCTTGTGGCGTGGAAACATGTATTGGAGTAGCGGGCTTTGGAATAAAGGTCGGTTCTCCGAAGAGGAGTTAAACGAATGCGGTTTCCTCTTTTCCTTCGTTTCAACCAAGAGTGGacaatattttatgtattcaG GTTACGTAGTCCGGGATGAGCCATATGGGTTCACTTCTTTCAGAGTGACAGTATCTTCTTCCGCAAGCAATGGTTTTGTACTTAGTGGAACGTTTAGTTCAGTTGATTGCAGTGCTATATGTTTGCAAAACTCTTCTTGTCTTGCCTATGCTTCAACCGAGCCGGATGGTACGGGTTGCGAAATCTGGAATACTTATCCTACCAACAAAGGGTCGGCTTCTCATAGTCCTAGAACTATATATATCCGTGGAAATG gtcaagagaacaaaaaagtgGCAGCTTGGCATATTGTTGTGGCAACACTGTTCCTCATGACACCtataatttggtttataatCTATCTCGTGTTGAGGAAATTTAATGTAAAAG GACGTGTTTTATTTCGTGGAATATACTACTTTCTATGGAGAGAGCTCACTCCTCAAG TGATTGGTTTCATACGGAGGAGAATTTTATCACTAAGGTTTGGTTCAACAATAGACCAAGAAATGCTACTACGTGAATTGGGAATTGATAGGAGCTGCATACACaagagaaatgaaaggaaGAGTAATAACGAGCTTCAGATTTTTAGCTTTGAAAGTGTAGTATCGGCAACAGATGACTTCTCCGATGAAAACAAGCTCGGTGAAGGAGGTTTTGGTCCTGTATATAAG GGAAAGTTATTAAATGGGGAAGAAGTGGCTATCAAGAGACTATCTTTAGCATCTGGCCAAGGATTAGTGGAGTTTAAAAACGAAGCTATACTTATTGCAAAGCTTCAGCATACAAATCTTGTTCAGGTTTTAGGATGTTGCATcgaaaaagatgagaaaatgCTGATTTATGAATACATGCAGAACAAGAGCCTTGACTACTTCCTCTTTG ATCCCTTGAGGAAAAACGTTTTGGATTGGACGTTGCGGTTCAGGATCATGGAAGGAATCATTCAAGGGCTTTTGTACCTTCACAAGTACTCAAGATTGAAAGTGATACATAGAGACATCAAAGCTAGTAATATTTTGCTAGACGAGGATATGAATCCGAAAATATCGGATTTTGGATTGGCTCGGATATTTGGAGCGGAAGAAACAAGAGCCAACACCAAAAGAGTTGCTGGCACATT TGGCTATATGTCGCCGGAGTATTTTAGAGAAGGACTATTCTCGGCGAAATCAGATGTGTTCAGCTTTGGGGTTCTAATGCTCGAAATCATTTGTGGGAGGAAGAACAATAGCTTTCACCATGACTTAGAAGGACCTTTGAATCTCATAGTTCAT GTGTGGAATCTGtttaaagagaacaaaattcGTGAGGTGATAGATCTGTCTTTGAGAGATTCTGCGCTTGATTACCCTCAAGTGTTGAGATGCGTTCAAGTTGCTCTATTGTGTGTACAAGAAAACGCGGAAGATAGACCAAGTATGTTAGACGTTGTGTCCATGATATATGGCGAAGGAAATAATGCTCTTTCTTTGCCTAAAGAGCCTGCTTTCTATGATGGTCCCCGGAGAAGCTTTCCAGAAATGAAGGTTGAGCCACAGGAGCCGGAAAATGTATCGGCGAGTATTACCATCACGGTGCTGGAGGCAAGGTGa
- a CDS encoding lectin protein kinase family protein, whose amino-acid sequence MCSNGIFVSLLTLSLLLGKSCSETDTLHQGQFLKDGQELVSAFKIFKLKFFNFKNSENLYLGIWFNNLYLNTDSQDRPVWIANRNNPISDRSGSLTVDSLGRLKILRGASTMLELSSIETTRNTTLQLLDSGNLQLQEMDADGSMKRVLWQSFDYPTDTLLPGMKLGFDGKTRKRWELTSWLGDTLPASGSFVFGMDTNITNVLTILWRGNMYWSSGLWNKGRFSEEELNECGFLFSFVSTKSGQYFMYSGDQDDARTFFPTIMIDEQGILRREQMHRQRNRQNYRNRNCLAAGYVVRDEPYGFTSFRVTVSSSASNGFVLSGTFSSVDCSAICLQNSSCLAYASTEPDGTGCEIWNTYPTNKGSASHSPRTIYIRGNGQENKKVAAWHIVVATLFLMTPIIWFIIYLVLRKFNVKGRVLFRGIYYFLWRELTPQVIGFIRRRILSLRFGSTIDQEMLLRELGIDRSCIHKRNERKSNNELQIFSFESVVSATDDFSDENKLGEGGFGPVYKGKLLNGEEVAIKRLSLASGQGLVEFKNEAILIAKLQHTNLVQVLGCCIEKDEKMLIYEYMQNKSLDYFLFDPLRKNVLDWTLRFRIMEGIIQGLLYLHKYSRLKVIHRDIKASNILLDEDMNPKISDFGLARIFGAEETRANTKRVAGTFGYMSPEYFREGLFSAKSDVFSFGVLMLEIICGRKNNSFHHDLEGPLNLIVHVWNLFKENKIREVIDLSLRDSALDYPQVLRCVQVALLCVQENAEDRPSMLDVVSMIYGEGNNALSLPKEPAFYDGPRRSFPEMKVEPQEPENVSASITITVLEAR is encoded by the exons ATGTGTTCAAATGgcatctttgtctctcttcttacTTTATCTCTCTTGTTAGGAAAATCATGCAGTGAAACAGATACGCTACATCAGGGTCAGTTCTTGAAAGATGGGCAAGAGCTCGTTTCtgcttttaaaatcttcaaactCAAGTTTTTCAACTTTAAGAATTCAGAAAACTTGTATCTTGGAATTTGGTTCAACAATCTTTATCTTAATACTGATAGCCAGGACAGACCTGTCTGGATTGCTAACCGTAACAATCCAATCTCAGACCGCTCTGGAAGCCTCACAGTGGATTCTCTTGGCAGATTGAAGATTTTAAGAGGAGCATCAACCATGCTTGAGCTAAGCTCTATAGAAACCACAAGAAACACAACCCTTCAGCTTTTGGATTCTGGAAATCTTCAGCTCCAAGAGATGGATGCTGATGGATCGATGAAGCGGGTTTTGTGGCAAAGTTTCGATTATCCAACAGATACTCTTCTTCCTGGGATGAAACTAGGTTTCGATGGCAAGACCAGGAAGAGATGGGAACTTACATCATGGTTAGGTGATACTTTACCTGCTTCTGGATCTTTTGTCTTTGGGATGGATACTAATATCACAAACGTATTGACCATCTTGTGGCGTGGAAACATGTATTGGAGTAGCGGGCTTTGGAATAAAGGTCGGTTCTCCGAAGAGGAGTTAAACGAATGCGGTTTCCTCTTTTCCTTCGTTTCAACCAAGAGTGGacaatattttatgtattcaGGTGATCAGGACGATGCCAGAACATTTTTTCCAACCATAATGATAGACGAACAAGGCATTTTGCGTAGAGAGCAAATGCATCGGCAACGTAACAGGCAAAATTATAGGAACCGGAATTGTTTGGCTGCAGGTTACGTAGTCCGGGATGAGCCATATGGGTTCACTTCTTTCAGAGTGACAGTATCTTCTTCCGCAAGCAATGGTTTTGTACTTAGTGGAACGTTTAGTTCAGTTGATTGCAGTGCTATATGTTTGCAAAACTCTTCTTGTCTTGCCTATGCTTCAACCGAGCCGGATGGTACGGGTTGCGAAATCTGGAATACTTATCCTACCAACAAAGGGTCGGCTTCTCATAGTCCTAGAACTATATATATCCGTGGAAATG gtcaagagaacaaaaaagtgGCAGCTTGGCATATTGTTGTGGCAACACTGTTCCTCATGACACCtataatttggtttataatCTATCTCGTGTTGAGGAAATTTAATGTAAAAG GACGTGTTTTATTTCGTGGAATATACTACTTTCTATGGAGAGAGCTCACTCCTCAAG TGATTGGTTTCATACGGAGGAGAATTTTATCACTAAGGTTTGGTTCAACAATAGACCAAGAAATGCTACTACGTGAATTGGGAATTGATAGGAGCTGCATACACaagagaaatgaaaggaaGAGTAATAACGAGCTTCAGATTTTTAGCTTTGAAAGTGTAGTATCGGCAACAGATGACTTCTCCGATGAAAACAAGCTCGGTGAAGGAGGTTTTGGTCCTGTATATAAG GGAAAGTTATTAAATGGGGAAGAAGTGGCTATCAAGAGACTATCTTTAGCATCTGGCCAAGGATTAGTGGAGTTTAAAAACGAAGCTATACTTATTGCAAAGCTTCAGCATACAAATCTTGTTCAGGTTTTAGGATGTTGCATcgaaaaagatgagaaaatgCTGATTTATGAATACATGCAGAACAAGAGCCTTGACTACTTCCTCTTTG ATCCCTTGAGGAAAAACGTTTTGGATTGGACGTTGCGGTTCAGGATCATGGAAGGAATCATTCAAGGGCTTTTGTACCTTCACAAGTACTCAAGATTGAAAGTGATACATAGAGACATCAAAGCTAGTAATATTTTGCTAGACGAGGATATGAATCCGAAAATATCGGATTTTGGATTGGCTCGGATATTTGGAGCGGAAGAAACAAGAGCCAACACCAAAAGAGTTGCTGGCACATT TGGCTATATGTCGCCGGAGTATTTTAGAGAAGGACTATTCTCGGCGAAATCAGATGTGTTCAGCTTTGGGGTTCTAATGCTCGAAATCATTTGTGGGAGGAAGAACAATAGCTTTCACCATGACTTAGAAGGACCTTTGAATCTCATAGTTCAT GTGTGGAATCTGtttaaagagaacaaaattcGTGAGGTGATAGATCTGTCTTTGAGAGATTCTGCGCTTGATTACCCTCAAGTGTTGAGATGCGTTCAAGTTGCTCTATTGTGTGTACAAGAAAACGCGGAAGATAGACCAAGTATGTTAGACGTTGTGTCCATGATATATGGCGAAGGAAATAATGCTCTTTCTTTGCCTAAAGAGCCTGCTTTCTATGATGGTCCCCGGAGAAGCTTTCCAGAAATGAAGGTTGAGCCACAGGAGCCGGAAAATGTATCGGCGAGTATTACCATCACGGTGCTGGAGGCAAGGTGa